A region from the Hydra vulgaris chromosome 10, alternate assembly HydraT2T_AEP genome encodes:
- the LOC100200169 gene encoding tropomyosin-1-like: MDSGGKLAKLKSKLAEISSQIDDADNRKNEAKTSMVEATSRLEKAESEVASYLRKIQLLEKDYNEVVSRCEALEEKLAVTQDKGMSVEEARKQLEENENEGDEKIQRLEEEVKEAKRLLEENETKSNESERRRVVVFRDIERTAAKADSLEKRIQVLQETIDNATISLKELEAREGESSQREEYNAEQIVMLEGKYKEAEVRAEANERNCCVLERNIKELEDEIEKVKKLTIDIENEIADMDDVGEDDD, translated from the coding sequence atggattCTGGTGGCAAACTCGCTaaacttaaatcaaaacttGCAGAAATTTCATCGCAAATTGATGATGCTGATAACAGAAAAAATGAAGCCAAAACCTCTATGGTTGAAGCAACATCTAGATTAGAAAAAGCTGAAAGCGAAGTTGCGAGCTACCTACGAAAAATTCAACTTCTGGAAAAAGACTACAATGAAGTTGTTAGCAGATGTGAGGCTCTTGAAGAAAAGTTAGCTGTAACGCAAGATAAAGGTATGTCTGTAGAAGAAGCTCGAAAACAGTTggaagaaaatgaaaatgaaggtGATGAAAAAATCCAAAGACTTGAGGAAGAAGTGAAAGAAGCAAAAAGACTTTtagaagaaaatgaaacaaaaagcAATGAATCTGAACGACGTAGAGTGGTTGTATTCCGTGATATTGAAAGGACTGCAGCTAAAGCTGATTCTTTAGAGAAAAGAATTCAAGTTCTTCAAGAAACAATTGACAATGCAACTATAAGCCTTAAAGAACTAGAAGCTCGTGAAGGAGAATCCAGTCAGCGTGAAGAGTATAATGCAGAGCAAATTGTTATGTTAGAAGGAAAATACAAAGAAGCTGAAGTACGTGCTGAAGCTAATGAAAGAAATTGTTGTGTGTTGGAAAGAAATATCAAAGAATTGGAAGATGAAattgaaaaagtcaaaaagttaACAATAGACATAGAAAATGAAATTGCAGATATGGATGATGTAGGAGAGGATGacgattaa